The Pelagibacterium halotolerans B2 nucleotide sequence GACACGGCCTGTCAGCCGGAGTGGTTAGGCTTTGCCCAAAATATGTCAACCGGAGCCCAAGAGATGATTCACGCCCGCGACATTACACGTATCTTCAAAACCAAATCGGGACCTGTGGAGGCCGTTCGGGGGCTCAGTCTCGATGTCGCCGACGGTGAGCTCGTCGCATTCCTCGGTCCGAACGGTGCCGGAAAATCGACCTCGGTGCGTATGCTGACGACGCTTTTGCCGATGAGTTCGGGCAGCGCCAATGTCGGCGGTCACGATGTGGCGCGCGAGCCCGCCCTCGTGCGGCGCAAGATCGGCTATGTCGGTCAGAAGACCGCGTCGGGTCCCTATCACCGGGTGAGGGACGAATTGCTGATCCAGGGCAGGGCGCAGCGCATGGGAGAACGGGAGGCCGGCCGCCGGGCCGATGAGCTTCTGGGCATGCTTGAACTGGATGGTCTCGCACAGCGCGATTGCGCATCGCTTTCGGGCGGCCAGAAGCGGCGGCTCGATGTGGCGTTGGGGCTGATGCATACCCCCTCGATCCTGTTTCTCGACGAGCCTTCGACCGGGCTGGACCCGCACAGCCGCGCCAATCTCTGGGAGCATATAGTGCGCATCCGAAAGGAAACCGGCATGACCATATTCCTGACGACGCACTATCTCGATGAAGCCGACACAATGGCTGAGCGCGTGATGATCATGGACAATGGACGATTGATTGCCGACGACACGCCCGAACGGCTCAAGGCCGATCTGGCGGGGGATACCATCAAGGTTGTCCTGACCAGTCGCAGCGAAGTCACCAGTGCCGCCGAGATGGCCCAGAACCTGCCCGAAGCGCGCGACATCGCTCCCAATGGAATTGCACTCACACTCGTGGTCAAGGATGGCGAAGCCGTGCTGCCCCACTATCTGCGGGCGCTGCAGGACAAGGGCATCGATATCGCGGCCGCCAACGTCAAGCACCCGACGCTCGACGACGTTTTTCTGGGCCTTACCGGCCGCTCGCTGCGCGAAAACGCCATCGCCGCTTAAAGCAGGAAGAGAAAACCAAGATGACTTTTCTCTCAGATACTTTCCTGTCGTTCCGCCGCGAGATCGGCCCCACGCTGCGGAGCTGGTACTACATTATCTTCGGCATCATCCAGCCGCTGCTCTATCTCGCCCTATTCGTGCCGCTTCTCAACAACATGCCCATGGGCGGCGATGGTAACGCGCTGCAATGGTTCGTACCGGGCATGGTCGTGATGCTGGTGCTGTTTACGACGGTGTCCTGCGGCTGGTCCTTAACCGAGGAATTGATGTCGGGCAGCTTCGAGCGGTTTTTGTCGACGCCGATCAACCGGCCCGCCATTCTGGTTGGACGCGCGCTTAAAGAACTTGCACCACTTCTGGTTCAGGCGGTGATCCTTATTCTCGTCGCGCTACCCTTTGGCCTGCAACTTCATGCCGTTCCCATGCTGTTCGGGTTGCTGTTGCTGCTCGGATTTGGCATCGGGGTTGCAGCATTGTCATATGCCCTGGCGATTGCCTCCAAACACGATGGGAGTCTGTTCTATCTGGTTTCCCATTCGGTCGCCCTGCCGCTGATGCTGCTCGGCGGCGTGCTGCTGCCCATGCAGATGGCACCCGACTGGCTCTATCTCGCCTCGCGCTTCAATCCGCTTGCCTATCTGGTTGAGGCCGAAAGAGCTTTGTTTGCCGGGGAAATAATGTTCTCGACAACGGTCGGTTGGGGCGTATTGGTCTCGATAGGGGTGGGCGTGCTTGGCCTCGCTGTGGGGTCGGCGACCATCAGGAGGGCGACGCTCTAAAACTTTCCGTGATCGGGATGGTCGCGACGGACCTGCCGTGCCAGTCTGAGGCATCGGAACATGGGCAGTGGTTCCGATCCATCCGGCCACGGGTGGAAGACACATCTGACTAACTCCAAGGTCTCCGTTCTGGGGGTGGCGTGTCGGCGCCGCCCCTATTTTCATGCTTGATTTGGGTTTTGTTCCCGTCCATTGTGCGCGCCATGAAAACCAATGGCCTGATCTGCATTATTGGCTGCACCATTATCCGCTAACGTTAAGTTGGCGGCGCGGTTTTCATGTTCCCGGCACAAAGGAGTGGACCCGCTGCCAGCAGCGTAACCTCTTGCGCCTGGGGACATCTGTTTATGCCGTCGCAACTGCCGACTTTGAAACTTCACAACACGCTCACCCGCACCAAGCAGGACTTTGTTCCCATCGATGGGAACAATGTGCGGATGTATGTGTGCGGGCCGACGGTTTATGACTTCGCCCATATCGGCAATGCCCGCCCCGTGATCGTCTTCGATGTGCTGTTCCGCCTGCTGCGCCACCTCTACGGCGACGAAAACGTGACCTATGTGCGCAATATCACCGACGTCGACGACAAGATCAACGCTCGCGCGTTGCGCGACCACCCCGATCTGCCGCTCAACGATGCCATCCGCAAGGTGACGGAGAAAACGGCAACTCAGTTCGAAAAGGATGTGGCCGCACTAGGGTGCCTCCCGCCTTCGGTCGAACCGCGCGCCACCGAGCATATTGAGGGCATGGTCGCCATCATCGAGCGGCTGGTGGCCAAAGGACACGCCTACGAAGCGGGTGGTGAAGTGCTGTTTCGCGTTTCCTCAATGGCCGATTACGGCAAGCTCTCGGGCCGCAATCTTGAAGACAATATCGCCGGCGCCCGCGTGGCCGTGGAAACCCATAAGGAAAACCCGGCCGATTTCGTGCTCTGGAAGGCTTCGAGCGAAAATGAGCCGGGCTGGGAAAGCCCCTGGGGTCGCGGTCGGCCGGGGTGGCACATCGAGTGCTCGGCCATGAGCGAAGCCTTGCTTGGCGAAACCTTCGACATTCATGGTGGCGGGCTGGATCTGATCTTCCCTCATCATGAAAACGAAATCGCCCAATCGCGCTGCGCCCACGGCACCGAGATGATGGCCAATTACTGGATGCACAACGGTTATCTGCAGCTCGAGGGCCGCAAGATGAGCAAGTCCGAAGGCAATTTCGTCACCATCCGGGATTTGCTGGAGACTGAAAAATTCGGTGGACGCAAATGGCCGGGCGAAGTGCTGCGTTTGGCGATGCTGATGACCCATTATCGCGAGCCGATCGATTTCTCGGTCGCCCGGCTGGAGGAGGCCGAGAACAAGCTCGTGAGCTGGCAGCGCGCTGCGCAGCTCGGCAAAGAAACGGCTCCCGACGCGTCCACAATTGCCGAACTGGCAGACGACCTCAATTTTTCCCGCGCATCGACGGTTCTCGATGCCATGGCCCGGAAGGCCAATCGTGGGACGGTGTCTGCTGCCCACTGCCTCGCGACGACCCTCGAGTTCTTTGGGTTTTCAACCGGCTCTCTCTTGAAAGACCATGGTGGGGACTCGGCTTCCGTAGAAGCTCAGATCGATGCCCGGCTGAGGGCTTTGACCGCCAAAGACTTCGCTACAGCCGACGCCATCCGCAACAGACTGCTCGAAGAGGGCATTCAGTTGATGGACTACAAGGACCCTGAAACCGGCGAACGCCGCACCAAATGGGAGATCAGGCGATGAGTGCGATCGAAGCCAGCGAAACACTGACCGGCGGCTGCCAATGCGGCGCCGTGCGCTTTGCGACCAAACTGGTCGGGCGCGGCTCGATCTGCCATTGCCGCATGTGCCAGAAGGCGTTCGGGAGCTTTTTCGGTCCTTTGGTAACCTCCCATGACGGGCACTGGACGCGGGGCGAGCCCAAATGGTTCCAGTCTTCCGACGCTGCGCGTCGCGCATTTTGCAGCGATTGCGGAACGCCGCTCGCCTATGAAACCAAGTTCGGTCTGGAACTGGCTATAGGCACCTTCGACGAACCGGAAAAGGTGCCGCCCGAAATTCAGGTCAATCTGAACGACCGGGTGTCCTTTTTTGAAGGTCTGTCCACCCTGCCGGTCCGTGAGACGACCGATGAATGGCGCGATTTCATGTCGGGTATCCATTCCAACCAGCATCCCGACCACGATACGGAATCCTGGCCGCCTAAGGAGGAAGCACTATGAACAGCATGGACATGGAGGTCAGCGGTGGCTGCCAATGCGGCGCCGTTCGCTATCATTCGACCCAAATGCTCGACAATTCGCATCTGTGCCATTGCCGCATGTGCCAGAAAGCATCGGGGAGCATTTTCGCCGGGCTCGTTGCAGCACCGGACGACACGCTGGTTTGGACTCGCGGAAAGCCGGCGATCTGGC carries:
- a CDS encoding ATP-binding cassette domain-containing protein, translated to MIHARDITRIFKTKSGPVEAVRGLSLDVADGELVAFLGPNGAGKSTSVRMLTTLLPMSSGSANVGGHDVAREPALVRRKIGYVGQKTASGPYHRVRDELLIQGRAQRMGEREAGRRADELLGMLELDGLAQRDCASLSGGQKRRLDVALGLMHTPSILFLDEPSTGLDPHSRANLWEHIVRIRKETGMTIFLTTHYLDEADTMAERVMIMDNGRLIADDTPERLKADLAGDTIKVVLTSRSEVTSAAEMAQNLPEARDIAPNGIALTLVVKDGEAVLPHYLRALQDKGIDIAAANVKHPTLDDVFLGLTGRSLRENAIAA
- a CDS encoding ABC transporter permease encodes the protein MTFLSDTFLSFRREIGPTLRSWYYIIFGIIQPLLYLALFVPLLNNMPMGGDGNALQWFVPGMVVMLVLFTTVSCGWSLTEELMSGSFERFLSTPINRPAILVGRALKELAPLLVQAVILILVALPFGLQLHAVPMLFGLLLLLGFGIGVAALSYALAIASKHDGSLFYLVSHSVALPLMLLGGVLLPMQMAPDWLYLASRFNPLAYLVEAERALFAGEIMFSTTVGWGVLVSIGVGVLGLAVGSATIRRATL
- the cysS gene encoding cysteine--tRNA ligase; this translates as MPSQLPTLKLHNTLTRTKQDFVPIDGNNVRMYVCGPTVYDFAHIGNARPVIVFDVLFRLLRHLYGDENVTYVRNITDVDDKINARALRDHPDLPLNDAIRKVTEKTATQFEKDVAALGCLPPSVEPRATEHIEGMVAIIERLVAKGHAYEAGGEVLFRVSSMADYGKLSGRNLEDNIAGARVAVETHKENPADFVLWKASSENEPGWESPWGRGRPGWHIECSAMSEALLGETFDIHGGGLDLIFPHHENEIAQSRCAHGTEMMANYWMHNGYLQLEGRKMSKSEGNFVTIRDLLETEKFGGRKWPGEVLRLAMLMTHYREPIDFSVARLEEAENKLVSWQRAAQLGKETAPDASTIAELADDLNFSRASTVLDAMARKANRGTVSAAHCLATTLEFFGFSTGSLLKDHGGDSASVEAQIDARLRALTAKDFATADAIRNRLLEEGIQLMDYKDPETGERRTKWEIRR
- a CDS encoding GFA family protein, whose protein sequence is MSAIEASETLTGGCQCGAVRFATKLVGRGSICHCRMCQKAFGSFFGPLVTSHDGHWTRGEPKWFQSSDAARRAFCSDCGTPLAYETKFGLELAIGTFDEPEKVPPEIQVNLNDRVSFFEGLSTLPVRETTDEWRDFMSGIHSNQHPDHDTESWPPKEEAL